One window of the Parasphingopyxis algicola genome contains the following:
- a CDS encoding LysR family transcriptional regulator produces MARAADPDWEDIKTFNAVMAAGTVRNAARDLGVHHSTVSRRIEALEQCLKVRLFDRRPEGYAPTQAGEELAAIAGGFGNELNAITRRIAGRDDMLPGKLTVTMAEPLATGIFAPRLAEFSDSYPGLELDIIVTYEQLDVSRREADIAVRMNNNPPETLVGKRYFPYFTSIYAAPAYLETHDFAAAPEKARWLGWGDTEGRYPDWTQRTDFAKVPVWGAFDRPSLQIAAAEAGMGLAMLPCMMGDLAPGLVRATDRKPEPARDIWVLTHNDLRRTARVRAFMDFAEEVIRDNKSLLTGEGGDQRQAIPAAG; encoded by the coding sequence ATGGCCCGCGCGGCAGACCCCGACTGGGAAGATATCAAGACGTTCAACGCGGTGATGGCGGCCGGCACGGTCCGCAACGCCGCCCGGGATCTCGGCGTCCATCACTCGACCGTGAGCCGGCGGATCGAGGCGCTCGAACAATGCCTGAAGGTGCGGCTCTTCGATCGGCGTCCCGAAGGCTATGCACCGACCCAGGCCGGCGAGGAGCTGGCGGCGATCGCCGGCGGTTTCGGGAACGAGCTGAACGCCATCACCCGCCGGATCGCGGGGCGTGACGACATGTTGCCCGGCAAGCTGACCGTGACGATGGCGGAGCCGCTGGCGACCGGCATCTTCGCGCCGCGCCTCGCGGAATTCAGCGACAGCTATCCGGGGCTCGAGCTCGATATCATCGTCACCTACGAGCAGCTCGACGTGTCGCGCCGGGAAGCCGATATCGCGGTACGGATGAACAACAATCCGCCCGAAACGCTGGTCGGAAAACGCTATTTTCCCTATTTTACGAGCATCTACGCGGCCCCGGCCTATCTCGAAACGCACGATTTTGCGGCGGCCCCGGAAAAGGCGCGCTGGCTCGGCTGGGGCGATACCGAAGGCCGCTATCCCGACTGGACCCAGCGGACCGATTTCGCGAAAGTGCCGGTATGGGGCGCGTTCGACCGGCCCTCGCTGCAGATCGCGGCCGCCGAGGCGGGGATGGGCCTCGCCATGCTGCCGTGCATGATGGGCGATTTGGCGCCGGGACTGGTGCGCGCGACCGACCGCAAGCCGGAACCGGCGCGCGACATCTGGGTGTTGACGCACAACGATCTGCGCCGGACGGCCCGGGTGCGCGCCTTCATGGATTTTGCCGAGGAGGTGATCCGGGACAACAAGTCGCTGCTGACCGGCGAAGGCGGCGACCAGCGCCAGGCTATACCGGCGGCCGGCTAA
- a CDS encoding MAPEG family protein translates to MPLPVISATVAAIILIVQLILMVTVGAHRGKHGVNLGIGEDRDLERKVRRHGNLSENAALFVVTLALAELVGAPSALLWAFAGVFLAARFFHILAFGSLTGSHGDKGSTFFIAARIAGAMGTGFSGIGLGGYLLFMLGTA, encoded by the coding sequence ATGCCGCTTCCCGTTATCTCTGCAACCGTCGCCGCGATCATCCTCATCGTCCAGCTGATACTCATGGTAACAGTCGGCGCCCATCGTGGAAAACACGGTGTCAATCTCGGTATCGGAGAGGATCGCGACCTGGAACGCAAGGTCCGCCGCCACGGCAATCTTTCCGAAAATGCAGCGCTTTTCGTCGTTACGCTCGCGCTCGCCGAACTGGTCGGCGCGCCTTCAGCCCTGCTCTGGGCCTTTGCCGGGGTCTTCCTTGCCGCGCGGTTTTTCCACATTCTCGCCTTTGGCTCGCTGACCGGTTCGCACGGCGACAAGGGCAGCACATTCTTCATCGCCGCCCGCATTGCCGGCGCCATGGGAACCGGTTTCTCGGGCATCGGCCTTGGCGGTTATCTGCTCTTCATGCTCGGCACGGCCTAG